In Gordonia iterans, the following proteins share a genomic window:
- a CDS encoding MarR family winged helix-turn-helix transcriptional regulator, with protein sequence MSAEAGVSMPIEDADPRGPAWRLFIETSARLTTALDDDLRRVSGMSLADYHVLLLLSEAPDRRLRMKELAQRMVFSASRLTYQVDQLCSRGWLRREPVPEDRRGNYAILTDAGREAFAAAARDHILLVHALFHDALSADDGRRLAQLMQRLAAHLDTKDDS encoded by the coding sequence ATGAGCGCCGAGGCCGGCGTGAGCATGCCGATCGAGGACGCCGACCCGCGCGGACCGGCCTGGCGTCTGTTCATCGAGACCAGCGCCCGCCTGACCACCGCGCTCGACGACGATCTGCGGCGGGTCAGCGGGATGTCGCTCGCCGACTACCATGTGCTGCTCCTGCTCAGCGAGGCGCCCGATCGACGCCTGCGGATGAAGGAACTCGCCCAGCGGATGGTGTTCTCCGCCTCCCGGCTCACCTATCAGGTCGACCAGCTGTGCTCGCGCGGCTGGCTCCGCCGGGAGCCGGTGCCCGAGGACCGCCGCGGCAACTACGCGATCCTCACCGACGCCGGCCGCGAGGCGTTCGCAGCCGCGGCGCGCGACCACATCCTCCTGGTGCACGCCCTGTTCCACGACGCGCTGTCGGCAGACGACGGGCGGCGCCTGGCCCAGCTGATGCAGCGTCTCGCAGCGCATCTCGACACGAAGGACGACTCGTGA
- a CDS encoding pirin family protein: MPAVTADTLTLPRVRESGPTAVDRSVVSLTTGPRGYEGEGFPVVRAFAGVSSAALDPFIHMDQMGEVEYEPGEPRGTSWHPHRGFETVTYMIDGLFAHQDSTGGGGLIADGATQWMTAGAGILHIETPPAELVESGGTFHGIQLWVNLPAKDKFLPPRYQNLEGAQAALLSSADGGALIRVVAGEVDGHAGPGATHTPITFAHATIAPGAQLTVPWRPDFNALVYVLSGNGTVGAERRPITGGQLAVLGKGDRITVAADAHGQDSHRPAMEVLLLGGQPIREPVVAYGPFVMNTRQQLIEAMDDYQAGRLGVIPDDALMPHVPR, from the coding sequence ATGCCCGCCGTCACCGCCGACACCCTGACTCTCCCCCGCGTGCGAGAGTCCGGACCCACCGCTGTCGACCGCTCCGTGGTCTCGCTGACCACCGGGCCGCGCGGCTACGAGGGCGAGGGCTTCCCCGTCGTCCGCGCCTTCGCCGGAGTGTCCTCCGCCGCCCTGGACCCGTTCATTCACATGGATCAGATGGGCGAGGTGGAGTACGAGCCCGGTGAGCCGCGGGGCACGTCGTGGCACCCGCATCGCGGCTTCGAGACCGTCACCTACATGATCGACGGGCTGTTCGCGCACCAGGACTCCACCGGCGGCGGCGGTCTGATCGCCGACGGCGCCACCCAGTGGATGACGGCCGGCGCCGGAATCCTGCACATCGAGACGCCGCCCGCCGAACTGGTCGAGTCCGGCGGCACGTTCCACGGCATCCAGTTGTGGGTCAACCTGCCGGCCAAGGACAAGTTCCTGCCGCCGCGCTATCAGAACCTGGAGGGCGCCCAGGCGGCGCTCCTCTCCTCGGCGGACGGCGGCGCGCTGATCCGGGTCGTCGCCGGCGAGGTCGACGGTCACGCCGGTCCGGGTGCCACGCACACGCCGATCACCTTCGCGCACGCGACGATCGCCCCCGGCGCGCAGCTGACTGTACCGTGGCGGCCGGACTTCAACGCCCTGGTGTACGTCCTGTCCGGCAACGGCACGGTCGGCGCCGAGCGGCGGCCGATCACCGGCGGCCAGCTCGCCGTGCTGGGCAAGGGCGACCGGATCACCGTCGCCGCCGACGCCCACGGCCAGGATTCGCATCGTCCGGCGATGGAGGTCCTGCTGCTGGGCGGGCAGCCGATCCGGGAGCCCGTCGTGGCGTACGGCCCGTTCGTGATGAACACCCGGCAGCAGCTGATCGAGGCGATGGACGACTACCAGGCGGGCCGATTGGGCGTCATCCCGGACGACGCCCTGATGCCGCACGTGCCGCGATGA
- a CDS encoding ABC transporter permease yields the protein MTLTPSEAAHDVATMTGRSMRHTVRNLDSLLTSVFLPVMILVLFTVAFGGALDTGGTAYIDYVVPGVILLCAGFGAASTAISVTKDMTEGIVARFRTMNILPSAVLAGHVVASVARNLVSTALVLAVACLLGFSPSASPAQWLAAAGLVTLFIVALSWFSAMVGLLTRTVDAAAALGFFILFLPYASSAFVPVSTMPGWLQPFAAHQPITPVIETLRTLLDGAWPGSRGWAAAAWCTGIAAASIAGCVVAWNRSRRGPR from the coding sequence ATGACTCTCACCCCGAGCGAAGCGGCGCACGACGTCGCGACGATGACCGGCCGGAGCATGCGGCACACGGTCCGGAACCTCGATTCCCTGCTCACCTCGGTGTTCCTGCCGGTGATGATCCTGGTGCTGTTCACCGTCGCGTTCGGCGGCGCACTGGACACCGGCGGCACGGCCTACATCGACTACGTGGTGCCGGGCGTGATCCTGCTCTGCGCGGGTTTCGGCGCGGCGTCGACGGCCATCAGCGTGACCAAGGACATGACAGAGGGCATCGTCGCCCGCTTCCGCACCATGAACATCCTGCCGTCGGCGGTGCTCGCCGGGCACGTCGTCGCCAGCGTCGCCCGCAACCTCGTGTCGACCGCCCTGGTGCTGGCCGTCGCCTGCCTGCTGGGATTCTCGCCGTCGGCCTCGCCGGCGCAATGGCTGGCCGCCGCGGGCCTGGTCACCCTGTTCATCGTGGCGCTGTCGTGGTTCTCGGCGATGGTCGGCCTCCTCACGCGCACGGTCGACGCCGCTGCCGCGCTCGGCTTCTTCATCCTGTTCCTCCCCTACGCGTCCAGCGCCTTCGTGCCGGTGTCCACCATGCCCGGCTGGCTGCAGCCGTTCGCCGCGCATCAGCCGATCACGCCGGTGATCGAGACACTCCGGACCCTGCTCGACGGCGCCTGGCCGGGAAGCCGGGGGTGGGCCGCGGCCGCCTGGTGCACCGGCATCGCCGCGGCCTCGATCGCAGGCTGCGTCGTCGCGTGGAACCGCTCGCGGCGCGGGCCGCGCTGA
- a CDS encoding DrrA family ABC transporter ATP-binding protein: protein MTVERHRRSPQVLFLDEPTTGLDPRSRQDLWSTVAELAADGTTVVLTTQYLEEADRLADRVAVLDAGRIVAEGTAAELKGRVGAEVVEIEFADGGVEQLPTDGSVERMRAILDDVGTRPAPALRVDVRTPTLDDVFLSLTDAKAGARR from the coding sequence GTGACGGTAGAGCGACATCGGCGAAGCCCGCAGGTCCTGTTCCTCGACGAGCCGACCACGGGCCTGGACCCCCGCAGCCGCCAAGATCTGTGGAGCACCGTCGCCGAACTCGCCGCCGACGGCACCACCGTGGTGCTGACCACGCAGTACCTGGAGGAGGCCGACCGACTCGCCGACCGGGTCGCCGTGCTCGACGCCGGCCGGATCGTCGCCGAGGGCACCGCGGCCGAGTTGAAAGGGCGGGTGGGTGCCGAAGTGGTGGAGATCGAGTTCGCCGACGGCGGTGTCGAACAACTGCCCACCGACGGCAGCGTCGAGCGGATGCGCGCGATCCTCGACGACGTCGGCACCCGACCCGCGCCCGCGCTGCGCGTCGACGTGCGCACACCCACCCTCGACGACGTGTTCCTCTCCCTCACCGACGCGAAAGCCGGAGCCCGGCGATGA
- a CDS encoding TetR/AcrR family transcriptional regulator C-terminal domain-containing protein, translating to MSLYRHVESKDVLLELMVDEAFSAPPAEAADGWRNGLRLWAARLMDDYTAHDWILDVPVTGPPMLPKALAWMEWALDALAGEPLAPLEKLSTLMLLTGYVRNEVSLARGLEHARRRRGITSDDEIAALIDRRDRIGTDATG from the coding sequence ATGTCGCTCTACCGTCACGTCGAATCCAAAGACGTCCTGCTGGAGCTGATGGTCGACGAAGCGTTCAGCGCGCCGCCGGCCGAGGCCGCCGACGGGTGGCGGAACGGTCTGCGGCTCTGGGCGGCCCGACTGATGGACGACTACACCGCACACGACTGGATCCTCGACGTCCCCGTCACCGGGCCGCCGATGCTGCCGAAGGCGCTGGCCTGGATGGAATGGGCGCTCGACGCGCTGGCCGGTGAGCCGCTGGCCCCGTTGGAGAAGCTGTCGACACTGATGCTGCTGACCGGGTACGTCCGCAACGAGGTGTCCCTGGCGCGGGGCCTGGAGCACGCCCGTCGGCGCCGCGGGATCACCTCCGACGACGAGATCGCGGCGCTGATCGACCGGCGGGACCGGATCGGAACTGACGCGACCGGATAA
- a CDS encoding Mce/MlaD family protein: MAINPMNDRPGRERQRLRKLAQAAMNADQTVDQVEGILGDLGPVLNGLTNTIGDLDGAIDNLEGTLVRLNTSLDNVDNTVERMAGVVTRLERIVDQVEVLVGLTETALRPIELIESAGRGVVGLLGFGGKAHDDSRRGLPSRD, from the coding sequence ATGGCGATCAATCCGATGAACGACCGGCCGGGCCGTGAACGGCAGCGCCTGCGCAAACTCGCGCAGGCCGCGATGAACGCGGACCAGACCGTCGATCAGGTAGAGGGGATCCTCGGGGACCTCGGCCCCGTGTTGAACGGCCTCACCAACACCATCGGTGACCTCGACGGCGCCATCGACAATCTCGAGGGCACTCTCGTCCGGCTCAACACCTCCCTGGACAACGTCGACAACACCGTCGAGCGGATGGCGGGCGTGGTGACCCGGCTCGAGCGCATCGTCGATCAGGTGGAGGTCCTGGTGGGACTCACCGAGACCGCCCTGCGGCCGATCGAGTTGATCGAGTCTGCGGGCCGCGGAGTGGTCGGTCTCCTCGGGTTCGGGGGCAAGGCGCATGACGATTCCCGTCGCGGATTGCCGAGTCGCGACTGA
- the aqpZ gene encoding aquaporin Z: MNSDSTAAKWLAEAFGTFWLVFGGCGSAIFAAQYLVDVDGVVGSVQLGIGFVGVSLAFGLTVLTMVYAVGHISGAHFNPAVTLGAAVSGRFPWKDLPGYWIAQVIGGLIAGLALWGIASGQPGWEATGNMAANGFGDNSPGGYALGSVLVAEIILTAFFVIIILGATHGRAPVGFAGIAIGLALTLIHLISIPISNTSVNPARSTAVAFFNGDGAPAQLWVFWVAPLIGAVIGGFLYPLLWEKLSKPDIAGGAVIPEDTDA; encoded by the coding sequence GTGAACTCTGATTCCACGGCGGCCAAATGGCTCGCCGAAGCATTCGGCACTTTCTGGCTCGTCTTCGGCGGTTGCGGCAGCGCGATCTTCGCGGCCCAGTATCTGGTAGACGTCGACGGTGTGGTCGGCAGCGTTCAGCTCGGCATCGGCTTCGTCGGCGTCTCGCTCGCGTTCGGTCTCACCGTGCTGACCATGGTGTACGCCGTCGGGCACATCTCGGGCGCGCACTTCAACCCGGCGGTGACCCTCGGTGCGGCCGTCTCCGGCCGGTTCCCGTGGAAGGATCTGCCCGGTTACTGGATCGCGCAGGTGATCGGCGGTCTGATCGCCGGCCTCGCACTCTGGGGCATCGCTTCCGGCCAGCCCGGATGGGAGGCCACCGGCAACATGGCGGCCAACGGTTTCGGCGACAATTCGCCGGGCGGCTATGCTCTCGGCTCGGTGTTGGTCGCCGAGATCATCCTGACCGCGTTCTTCGTGATCATCATCTTGGGCGCGACGCACGGCCGTGCACCGGTCGGCTTCGCCGGCATCGCGATCGGGCTCGCGCTCACCCTTATCCACCTCATCTCCATCCCGATCTCCAACACGTCGGTGAACCCGGCGCGCTCCACCGCGGTCGCCTTCTTCAACGGTGACGGCGCTCCCGCACAGCTCTGGGTGTTCTGGGTCGCGCCGCTGATCGGCGCCGTGATCGGCGGGTTCCTCTACCCGCTGCTGTGGGAGAAGCTGTCCAAGCCCGACATCGCCGGTGGCGCGGTGATCCCGGAGGACACGGACGCATGA
- a CDS encoding alpha/beta hydrolase: protein MSTVVRTLVGRRGRTIVYDVHRPDSEAVGVVALVHGLGEHAGRYEHVIARLTGAGYVVVAPDHAGHGRSDGTPADVREFGDFVADVKRVIDSVERAGLPLYVIGHSMGGAIALSYALDHPDGLAGLVLSGPAVVPGDDLPPVMIALAPVLGRMVPRLPATALSASAVSRDPAVVAAYEADPLVYHGKIPAGLGGTLIAEMTTFPDRLPSLSVPTLCLHGGQDVLANPEGTRLVGRLGGGGDVTTKIYPELYHEIFNEPEQDEVLDDVLAWLAEH, encoded by the coding sequence ATGAGCACCGTCGTGCGCACCCTGGTCGGGCGGCGCGGCCGGACCATCGTGTACGACGTCCACCGCCCCGATTCCGAGGCGGTGGGCGTCGTCGCGCTGGTGCACGGCCTGGGCGAACACGCCGGCCGGTACGAGCACGTGATCGCTCGGCTGACCGGTGCGGGGTACGTCGTCGTCGCACCCGATCACGCCGGGCACGGCCGGTCCGACGGCACGCCGGCCGACGTCCGGGAGTTCGGCGACTTCGTCGCGGACGTGAAACGCGTGATCGATTCGGTGGAACGGGCCGGGCTGCCGCTGTACGTGATCGGCCACAGCATGGGCGGGGCGATCGCGCTCTCGTATGCGCTAGACCATCCCGACGGTCTTGCGGGGCTGGTGCTTTCGGGCCCGGCCGTGGTGCCGGGCGACGACCTGCCGCCGGTGATGATCGCCCTCGCGCCGGTGCTCGGCCGGATGGTGCCCCGGCTGCCGGCGACCGCGCTGTCGGCCTCTGCGGTCAGTCGTGATCCGGCGGTGGTCGCCGCCTATGAGGCGGACCCGCTGGTGTACCACGGCAAGATCCCGGCCGGTCTGGGCGGCACGCTGATCGCCGAGATGACGACCTTTCCCGACCGGCTGCCCTCACTGAGCGTGCCGACGCTCTGTCTGCACGGGGGACAGGACGTGCTCGCCAACCCCGAGGGTACGCGCCTGGTCGGCAGACTCGGCGGCGGTGGCGACGTGACCACCAAGATCTACCCCGAGCTGTACCACGAGATCTTCAACGAGCCCGAACAGGACGAGGTGCTCGACGACGTCCTGGCCTGGCTCGCCGAGCACTGA
- a CDS encoding acyl-CoA dehydrogenase: MADFMSRADLDFLLYDWLDVSELTARPRFADHTRETFDAVLDLSHDMAAKLFAPHNKKSDQNEPQIGADGKVVLLDEVVTAVRTFGEAGLNAGSFDAELGGMQLPHTLSRASMVNFQAANAATSSYGFLTVGNANLLAKYGSPEQVDTWVRPMLQGRYSGTMCLSEPQAGSSLADITTRAVRSEDGTYSVTGTKMWISAGDHEITENIVHLVLAKTPGGGPGVKGISLFIVPKVLPDGRRNDVALVGLNHKMGNRGTTNCLLSFGENGGAVGYLVGEEHNGLRYMFNMMNEARIGVGFLATALGYAGYLQSVEYAKTREQGRPVDSKDPLSPPVPIIEHADVKRMLLAQKAYAEGALALGLYASRLVDEEETAPDEADRVAAHTLLEVLTPIVKSWPSQWCLEANSLAIQVHGGYGYTREFDVEQFYRDNRLNPIHEGAHGIHGLDLLGRKMIMDSGAGLRVLAGAIGETVARAAEAGEAAAGYARELDAAVNRLTEATAAAWADGDPAVALANATAYLEAAGHIVVAWMWLEQLLAVGDREGAFYDGKRAAARYFFVYELPKTGAQLDLVAGRDRTTLDADPAWF; the protein is encoded by the coding sequence ATGGCCGATTTCATGTCCCGCGCAGACCTCGATTTCCTCCTGTACGACTGGCTGGACGTCTCCGAGCTCACCGCCCGCCCCCGCTTTGCCGACCACACGCGAGAGACCTTCGACGCCGTGCTGGATCTCAGCCACGACATGGCCGCCAAGCTCTTCGCCCCGCACAACAAGAAGTCCGACCAGAACGAGCCGCAGATCGGAGCAGACGGCAAGGTGGTGCTGCTCGACGAGGTGGTCACCGCCGTCCGCACCTTCGGCGAGGCCGGACTGAACGCGGGTTCGTTCGACGCCGAACTCGGCGGCATGCAGTTGCCGCACACCCTCTCGCGCGCCTCGATGGTCAACTTCCAGGCGGCGAACGCCGCCACGTCGTCGTACGGCTTCCTCACCGTCGGCAACGCCAACCTGCTGGCGAAGTACGGGTCTCCCGAACAAGTCGACACCTGGGTCCGGCCGATGCTTCAGGGCCGCTACTCGGGAACGATGTGCCTGTCCGAACCGCAGGCGGGCTCGTCGCTGGCCGACATCACCACCCGCGCGGTACGTAGCGAAGACGGCACCTACTCGGTTACCGGCACCAAGATGTGGATCTCCGCGGGCGACCACGAGATCACGGAGAACATCGTCCACCTGGTGCTGGCCAAGACCCCCGGCGGCGGGCCGGGAGTGAAGGGCATCTCGCTGTTCATCGTCCCGAAGGTCCTGCCCGACGGGCGCCGGAACGACGTCGCCCTGGTCGGCCTCAACCACAAGATGGGCAACCGGGGCACCACCAACTGTCTGCTCAGCTTCGGTGAGAACGGGGGCGCGGTGGGCTATCTGGTCGGCGAGGAGCACAACGGCTTGCGCTACATGTTCAACATGATGAACGAGGCCCGGATCGGCGTGGGCTTTCTCGCCACCGCCCTCGGCTACGCCGGCTACCTCCAGTCGGTCGAGTACGCGAAGACCCGCGAGCAGGGCCGCCCGGTGGACTCCAAGGATCCGCTCAGCCCGCCGGTGCCGATCATCGAACACGCCGACGTCAAGCGGATGCTGCTGGCGCAGAAGGCCTATGCCGAGGGCGCACTGGCGCTCGGGCTGTACGCTTCACGGCTGGTCGACGAGGAGGAGACCGCGCCCGACGAGGCAGACCGCGTCGCAGCGCACACCCTGCTCGAGGTCCTCACCCCGATCGTGAAGAGCTGGCCCAGCCAGTGGTGTCTGGAGGCCAACAGCCTCGCCATCCAGGTGCACGGCGGCTACGGGTACACGCGGGAGTTCGACGTCGAGCAGTTCTACCGGGACAACCGGCTGAACCCGATTCACGAAGGGGCGCACGGCATTCACGGCCTGGATCTGCTGGGCCGCAAGATGATCATGGACTCCGGCGCCGGATTACGGGTGCTCGCCGGCGCGATCGGCGAGACCGTCGCCAGGGCGGCCGAGGCAGGCGAGGCGGCAGCCGGATACGCCCGCGAGCTGGACGCGGCGGTGAACCGGCTGACGGAGGCGACCGCAGCGGCGTGGGCGGACGGGGACCCAGCCGTGGCCCTGGCCAACGCCACGGCCTATCTGGAGGCCGCCGGACACATCGTCGTCGCATGGATGTGGCTGGAGCAGTTGCTCGCCGTCGGCGACCGGGAGGGAGCGTTCTACGACGGCAAGCGCGCCGCCGCACGGTACTTCTTCGTGTACGAACTGCCCAAGACCGGCGCCCAGCTCGACCTGGTCGCGGGCCGCGACCGGACGACGCTGGACGCCGATCCCGCCTGGTTCTGA
- a CDS encoding SDR family NAD(P)-dependent oxidoreductase, with protein sequence MRRGVHALATAALSPLRTLADLPRALGFQHSSLRGRLVVVTGASSGIGEAAARRFAARGAEVVLVARNLETLEAVRDSLAADGATAHAVTADLSDVDGAAALAAEILERFGAPDVLVNNAGRSIRRSVLDTVDRFHDFERTMALNYFGAVRLTTALLPAMIERGSGRIVNVVTWGVTAGSMPKFSAYHASKAALAAFGRSLDDECRGTGVTVGNVGFPLVRTPMIAPTADYDDAPALTPEQAAEWILDAAETGKPEIYPIYAAVLRTVSGFSPRLTGDLIRRSGI encoded by the coding sequence GTGAGACGCGGCGTGCACGCGTTGGCGACCGCCGCGCTGAGCCCGCTGCGCACCCTCGCCGACCTGCCGCGCGCCCTCGGTTTTCAGCACTCCTCGCTCCGCGGCCGGCTGGTCGTCGTCACCGGGGCCTCCTCGGGCATCGGCGAGGCCGCCGCACGCCGGTTCGCGGCGCGGGGCGCCGAGGTGGTGCTCGTGGCCCGGAACCTCGAGACCCTCGAGGCGGTCCGCGACTCCCTCGCCGCCGACGGCGCCACCGCACACGCCGTCACCGCCGACCTCTCCGACGTCGACGGTGCGGCGGCCCTCGCCGCCGAGATCCTCGAGCGTTTCGGCGCCCCGGACGTTCTGGTCAACAACGCCGGCCGATCGATCCGTCGCAGCGTGCTCGACACCGTCGATCGCTTTCACGACTTCGAGCGCACGATGGCGCTCAACTATTTCGGCGCGGTTCGCCTGACCACCGCACTGCTGCCGGCGATGATCGAGCGCGGCAGCGGCCGCATCGTCAACGTCGTCACCTGGGGCGTCACCGCCGGATCGATGCCCAAGTTCAGCGCCTACCACGCGTCCAAGGCCGCCCTCGCCGCTTTCGGACGCAGCCTCGACGACGAGTGCCGGGGCACCGGCGTGACTGTCGGCAACGTCGGGTTCCCGCTCGTCCGGACCCCGATGATCGCGCCGACCGCCGACTACGACGACGCGCCCGCCCTCACTCCCGAGCAGGCGGCCGAGTGGATCCTCGACGCCGCCGAGACCGGGAAACCGGAGATCTACCCGATCTACGCCGCGGTCCTGCGCACCGTGTCCGGCTTCTCGCCACGCCTGACCGGCGACCTCATCCGCCGGTCGGGAATCTGA
- a CDS encoding serine/threonine-protein kinase — translation MTTPGDRSGSTLGPYRLVRRIGRGGMGEVYEAVDTVKDRTVALKLLPPHLADDDEFRTRFLRESQTAARLNDPHVIPIHDYGEIDGQLYLDMRIVDGEDLRALIGRGPLPAERAVDIVAQIAGALDSAHQAGLTHRDVKPENILLDARGFAYLVDFGLVLSAGQTALTSTGSAIGSFNYMAPERFGTGAPVGPASDTYSLACVLFECLTGAKPFGTDSMEQIIAGHLHRPLPTTGTAFDAAIARGTAKNPADRYPTTGEFAAAARATLAGSAPPMPQTPGPLLGATQVAPAGTYPPPQPPAPAPSSPQRSATTPLLAGVAVIAVLALAGVLVWMFLSGNDPDSAAQPTDAAAAEPTDTTLTVTATASPPQTSTDRQTRPAGDLGLPVPISDPPCDGSTVAVVYNAVTPGAYAQEVGAALARYPGASYLRTDQSCRSLKQAENGNPIYAVYYPGATPAETCSIKARVGGDTYARRLDDRTPVGTEVC, via the coding sequence ATGACGACACCAGGGGATCGCAGCGGCAGCACTCTCGGACCGTATCGGCTGGTCCGGAGGATCGGGCGCGGCGGCATGGGCGAGGTCTACGAGGCCGTCGACACCGTCAAGGACCGCACCGTCGCCCTCAAACTCCTCCCGCCGCATCTCGCCGACGACGACGAGTTCCGCACCCGGTTCCTGCGCGAATCGCAGACCGCGGCCCGTCTCAACGACCCGCACGTGATCCCGATCCACGACTACGGCGAGATCGACGGCCAGCTGTACCTCGACATGCGCATCGTCGACGGCGAGGATCTGCGCGCGCTCATCGGCCGCGGGCCGCTGCCCGCCGAGCGGGCCGTCGACATCGTGGCGCAGATCGCCGGCGCCCTCGACTCGGCTCACCAGGCCGGTCTCACCCACCGCGACGTCAAACCCGAGAACATCCTGCTCGACGCGCGGGGCTTCGCCTATCTCGTCGATTTCGGCCTGGTGTTGTCGGCCGGTCAGACCGCGCTGACCTCCACCGGCTCGGCGATCGGCTCGTTCAACTACATGGCTCCCGAACGGTTCGGCACCGGAGCACCGGTCGGACCGGCCAGTGACACCTATTCCCTGGCCTGCGTCCTCTTCGAATGCCTCACCGGCGCAAAGCCGTTCGGCACCGACAGCATGGAACAGATCATCGCCGGCCACCTGCACCGGCCGCTCCCCACCACCGGAACCGCGTTCGACGCGGCCATCGCGCGCGGCACCGCGAAGAACCCCGCCGACCGCTACCCCACCACCGGTGAGTTCGCGGCGGCGGCGCGCGCGACCCTGGCCGGGTCCGCGCCGCCGATGCCGCAGACGCCCGGACCTCTGCTCGGCGCCACCCAGGTCGCACCGGCCGGGACGTATCCGCCGCCGCAGCCCCCGGCCCCGGCCCCTTCCTCACCGCAGCGCTCCGCCACCACGCCGCTGCTGGCCGGTGTCGCGGTGATCGCCGTCCTCGCGCTGGCCGGGGTCCTGGTCTGGATGTTTCTGTCCGGCAACGACCCCGACTCCGCTGCGCAGCCGACCGATGCAGCGGCCGCCGAGCCGACGGACACCACTCTCACCGTGACGGCGACCGCCAGCCCTCCGCAGACCAGCACGGATCGCCAGACGCGGCCGGCCGGCGACCTGGGTCTGCCGGTGCCGATCTCTGACCCGCCCTGCGACGGGAGCACCGTCGCCGTCGTCTACAACGCGGTGACTCCGGGCGCGTACGCACAAGAGGTCGGAGCCGCGCTCGCCCGGTACCCGGGAGCGTCGTACCTGCGCACCGACCAGTCGTGCCGTTCACTCAAGCAGGCCGAGAACGGCAATCCGATCTACGCCGTCTACTACCCGGGCGCGACACCGGCCGAGACGTGTTCCATCAAGGCCCGGGTGGGCGGCGACACCTACGCGCGGCGCTTGGACGACCGCACCCCGGTCGGCACCGAGGTCTGCTGA
- a CDS encoding TetR/AcrR family transcriptional regulator — protein sequence MTTGSQPPGLREQNKARTRAAIRSAALELIAEQGYQETTVAQIAKQAGVSHTTLFRYFDTKEQVILHDDLDEARRRLLAEMPPGLGHFDLLRRVVVGLFALAADDPWASNPERIRLILTEPTLRMAHQLDADHVMQEMTDFFAEYTGTPADSLRLRVFIAAASGVMMHIAERSSTPDEAALAEFQEALTLLEQGLPLGEAPR from the coding sequence GTGACGACCGGATCACAGCCGCCCGGGTTGCGCGAGCAGAACAAGGCGCGCACCCGGGCTGCCATCCGTTCGGCCGCACTGGAATTGATCGCCGAGCAGGGCTACCAGGAGACCACCGTCGCCCAGATCGCCAAGCAGGCGGGGGTCTCGCACACCACACTGTTCCGGTACTTCGACACCAAGGAGCAGGTGATCCTGCACGACGACCTCGACGAGGCACGACGACGCCTGCTCGCCGAGATGCCGCCGGGGCTGGGCCATTTCGATCTGCTCCGCCGCGTCGTCGTCGGCCTGTTCGCGCTCGCCGCGGACGATCCGTGGGCGTCGAATCCGGAACGGATCCGGCTGATCCTCACCGAGCCGACTCTCCGGATGGCCCACCAGCTCGATGCGGACCACGTGATGCAGGAGATGACCGACTTCTTCGCCGAGTACACCGGGACGCCCGCCGATTCCCTCCGGCTGCGCGTCTTCATCGCGGCCGCGTCCGGTGTGATGATGCACATCGCCGAACGCTCCAGCACGCCCGACGAGGCCGCCCTCGCCGAGTTCCAGGAAGCCCTCACCCTGCTGGAACAGGGTCTCCCGCTCGGTGAGGCGCCCCGGTAA